A portion of the Bacillus thuringiensis genome contains these proteins:
- a CDS encoding vWA domain-containing protein: protein MKIRICATFMLFLFICLPLSAFAKGEEAKERVVSLVYDDSGSMRNNDRWKYANYALQSLVALLDEKDKFSYVPMSKPNDPLNILLTKDKRQTEIEGIGAWKTYLNTPFSAVETAMQSIKKEADIDGKREFWLIVLTDGAFNDLEKDKVGGKEQILQKLAQFKKEMDAKKISLHPVLITMEEDLGQQEKEQLNTFKEIWKKEINGVTMPSSGEDGIVKSVNQVAALVANRDPFSSVESIVKTKVVGKKVEITTPFPLKRMTLVRQSPSLPDYQVTQISKPLQLQSSFSIHAPGEAKLFGNIVHISTENQEVIKPGTYTIEVDQDIEKEGLQVLVEPALNYTVSTYDKDDSSQKNVEKMYEGVTAVIEAKPTELPVQSSYFQAEVEIDGKQYPMKWDDKRHVFYYETKLDKGLVRGKVHMNIKGFYRQTKEFKIETAEKPKLSLQTVTKDYEEKVTNLENSKPFVLQPQLDGKPMTEEAVKKLLKSTGVTSEQSINYEIKQHGNQIYVYPRPYYSDIFNFTDTGTVEATIVMRDSKLQEVKKNITFHIQDAPFYEKYALIFKFVIPITLLLLVVGIIVLGWIVRPRFHRKALLYYEWDQEVAKDWLYQSEPELLRNKWWNHYFGIPFRAERKTVQSVTFIAKKGSKSVFVAKESQVVGMIIDGMFITEDEVGMEHKTLYPNELLLIDRGYGKEIYKYECE, encoded by the coding sequence ATGAAAATTCGAATTTGTGCCACGTTCATGTTGTTTCTATTTATATGTTTACCTTTATCAGCTTTTGCAAAAGGAGAGGAGGCAAAGGAAAGGGTCGTTTCACTTGTATATGACGATTCGGGCAGCATGAGAAATAACGATCGCTGGAAATATGCCAATTATGCTTTGCAAAGTTTAGTTGCATTATTAGATGAAAAAGATAAATTTTCTTACGTTCCAATGAGTAAGCCGAATGATCCATTAAACATTTTGTTAACGAAGGATAAAAGGCAAACAGAAATTGAGGGAATTGGAGCGTGGAAAACGTATTTAAATACTCCATTTAGCGCGGTAGAAACGGCGATGCAATCTATAAAAAAGGAAGCAGATATAGATGGAAAACGTGAATTTTGGCTTATTGTATTAACTGACGGGGCATTTAATGATTTAGAGAAAGATAAGGTTGGCGGAAAAGAACAAATTTTGCAGAAATTAGCCCAGTTTAAGAAAGAAATGGATGCAAAAAAGATATCGTTACACCCAGTCTTAATTACGATGGAAGAAGATTTAGGACAACAAGAAAAAGAACAATTAAACACGTTCAAAGAAATATGGAAGAAAGAGATAAATGGTGTTACGATGCCGTCAAGCGGAGAAGATGGCATTGTAAAAAGTGTAAATCAAGTGGCAGCATTAGTTGCAAATCGTGATCCATTCTCCTCTGTTGAATCGATTGTCAAAACGAAAGTAGTGGGGAAAAAAGTAGAGATTACAACACCGTTTCCGTTAAAACGTATGACGCTTGTACGACAATCGCCTTCTCTGCCCGATTATCAGGTCACACAAATTTCTAAACCATTACAATTACAATCTTCTTTTTCCATACATGCACCAGGAGAAGCAAAATTGTTCGGAAATATAGTTCATATAAGTACGGAAAATCAGGAAGTTATTAAACCAGGAACTTATACGATAGAAGTGGACCAGGACATTGAGAAAGAAGGACTACAAGTACTAGTTGAACCGGCGCTTAATTATACGGTTTCTACTTATGACAAAGATGATAGTAGTCAAAAAAATGTAGAGAAAATGTACGAAGGTGTTACTGCTGTTATTGAAGCAAAGCCTACGGAGTTGCCAGTTCAGTCTTCTTACTTTCAGGCAGAAGTAGAAATAGACGGAAAACAATATCCGATGAAGTGGGACGATAAAAGGCATGTGTTTTATTACGAAACTAAGCTTGATAAAGGGTTAGTACGCGGGAAAGTTCATATGAATATAAAAGGGTTTTATAGACAGACGAAAGAATTTAAAATTGAAACAGCTGAGAAACCAAAATTATCACTTCAAACTGTTACAAAAGATTATGAAGAAAAAGTGACAAATTTAGAGAATAGTAAACCATTTGTTTTGCAGCCACAGTTAGATGGTAAGCCGATGACAGAAGAAGCTGTAAAAAAACTATTAAAATCTACTGGTGTCACATCTGAACAATCAATCAATTATGAAATAAAGCAACATGGAAACCAAATCTATGTTTATCCTCGTCCCTATTACTCCGACATATTTAATTTTACAGATACCGGCACCGTAGAAGCTACCATCGTAATGCGGGATTCAAAGTTACAAGAAGTAAAGAAAAACATAACATTCCATATTCAAGATGCTCCGTTTTATGAAAAATATGCGCTCATTTTTAAGTTTGTCATTCCTATCACGTTATTACTGCTAGTAGTAGGAATCATTGTTTTAGGATGGATTGTTCGGCCGAGATTTCACCGGAAGGCACTACTGTATTATGAATGGGATCAAGAGGTAGCGAAAGATTGGCTATATCAATCTGAACCAGAATTACTTCGAAATAAATGGTGGAACCATTATTTTGGTATCCCATTTAGAGCAGAAAGAAAAACGGTGCAATCCGTTACGTTTATAGCGAAGAAAGGTTCGAAATCTGTCTTTGTAGCGAAAGAATCACAAGTAGTTGGAATGATTATTGATGGGATGTTTATAACAGAGGATGAAGTAGGAATGGAACATAAGACACTATATCCAAATGAACTTTTACTAATTGATAGAGGATATGGTAAGGAGATTTACAAGTACGAATGTGAATAG
- a CDS encoding VOC family protein, whose product MGIKHLNLTVTDVTASREFLERYFGLICSGTRGNAFAVMRDNDGFILTLMKGKEVQYPKTFHVGFPQENEEQVDKINQRLQEDGFLIEPPKHAHAYTFYVEVPGGFTIEVMC is encoded by the coding sequence TTGGGAATTAAACATCTTAATTTAACAGTTACAGATGTAACAGCATCTAGAGAGTTTTTAGAGAGGTATTTTGGTTTAATTTGTAGTGGAACAAGGGGGAATGCCTTTGCAGTTATGCGTGACAATGATGGATTTATACTAACTTTAATGAAAGGAAAAGAAGTTCAGTATCCAAAAACATTTCATGTAGGATTTCCACAAGAAAATGAAGAACAAGTAGATAAGATAAATCAAAGATTGCAGGAAGATGGATTTTTGATCGAGCCTCCTAAGCATGCCCATGCGTATACGTTTTACGTTGAAGTACCTGGTGGATTTACAATAGAAGTGATGTGTTAA
- a CDS encoding class I SAM-dependent methyltransferase, with translation MKRNTYIDFLAYYGIGSAHPGGFTLTKQLLAQLPFKYGANVLEIGCGTGKTAAYMTREFGYKVTTVEKNEIMIQKAKDRWLFEGLDIQLIEGSVEQLPCLNNSFEFVLGESIIAFTEKERVISECYRVLQQDGKLVVIEMIIDRHIDKSEEEKIAQLYGMKELLTENEWVQLFQKANFKRITIAGGGTIAETISGYVEEPEWNVSSHIPNELYEAWVQHENVRLMYQHILGHRIFICEK, from the coding sequence ATGAAGCGAAACACATACATCGATTTCCTAGCTTATTACGGAATAGGAAGTGCTCATCCTGGTGGTTTTACGTTAACAAAACAATTGTTAGCACAACTGCCTTTTAAATATGGAGCGAATGTCCTTGAAATAGGTTGCGGTACGGGAAAAACAGCTGCATATATGACAAGGGAATTTGGTTATAAAGTAACAACTGTTGAAAAGAATGAAATTATGATTCAAAAGGCAAAAGATAGATGGTTGTTTGAAGGGTTAGATATACAATTAATTGAAGGAAGTGTAGAGCAATTACCTTGTTTGAATAACTCATTTGAGTTCGTACTTGGAGAATCAATCATCGCTTTTACAGAGAAAGAAAGGGTTATCTCGGAGTGTTACCGTGTATTACAGCAGGACGGTAAGCTTGTTGTCATTGAAATGATTATTGATAGGCACATTGATAAGAGTGAGGAAGAAAAAATCGCCCAATTATATGGCATGAAAGAACTATTAACTGAGAATGAGTGGGTACAATTATTTCAGAAAGCAAATTTTAAAAGAATTACAATTGCTGGCGGTGGCACGATTGCAGAAACGATCTCTGGCTATGTAGAAGAGCCAGAATGGAATGTATCCTCACATATTCCGAATGAGTTATATGAGGCGTGGGTACAGCATGAAAATGTAAGGCTTATGTACCAACACATTTTAGGGCATCGTATTTTTATATGTGAAAAATAA
- a CDS encoding peptide ABC transporter substrate-binding protein, with protein MKKKMKKFTAVVAPVLAMSVALTACSGSSGGEKKTTTTSNSGGEEKKSDIKYAAQQVMNRTETNEIPTMDTSKNTDTLGSQILGNTMEGLYRLDKDNKPIPAAAESSTKSEDGKKYTFKLRKDAKWSNGDPVTAKDFVFAWQRLVDPKTAAEYAFIAYYLKNAEAINQEKAEVSTLGVKAVDDYTLEVELERPVPYFLNLMAFASYYPLNEKFVKEKGDKYGLESDTTVYNGPFVLTDWKHEQGWKLKKNDQYWDKKTVKLEEINYSVVKEPATRVNLYDTGAIDFTLLSGEFVDKYRNNKEEFGAYSETSTFYLRLNQKRGGQDTPLKSKKLREAIALSIDKKALTNVILNDGSKPVDYLVPKGLAAGPDGKDFAETFKNGLKQDSKKAAAAWEAAKKELGKDQVTIELLNYDTGNAKKVGEYVKDQIEKNLKGVTVNIKLQPFKQKLKLESDQDYDFSYGGWNPDYADPMTYLDMFETKNSQNQMSYSNSKYDDIINKSKTEWMADAKKRWTELGKAEKLLLEEDVALVPLYQSGRSYVMKPNVKGIVKHNISPEYSFKWAYVEEK; from the coding sequence ATGAAGAAAAAGATGAAAAAGTTCACGGCGGTTGTAGCACCAGTTTTAGCAATGAGTGTGGCGTTAACAGCATGTTCTGGATCTTCTGGTGGGGAGAAGAAAACGACTACGACGTCTAATAGTGGCGGGGAAGAGAAAAAATCCGATATTAAATATGCGGCACAGCAAGTAATGAATCGTACAGAAACGAATGAAATTCCGACGATGGATACTTCTAAAAATACAGATACGTTAGGTTCTCAAATTTTAGGAAACACGATGGAAGGGTTATATCGTCTAGATAAAGATAACAAGCCAATTCCAGCGGCGGCAGAATCTAGTACGAAAAGCGAGGATGGCAAAAAATATACATTCAAATTACGAAAAGATGCAAAATGGTCAAACGGTGATCCTGTAACAGCGAAAGATTTCGTATTTGCATGGCAACGTCTAGTAGATCCAAAAACAGCTGCAGAATATGCGTTTATTGCTTACTATCTTAAAAATGCAGAGGCAATAAATCAAGAGAAAGCAGAAGTTTCTACATTAGGTGTAAAAGCGGTAGATGATTATACACTGGAAGTTGAACTAGAGAGACCAGTACCATATTTCTTAAATTTAATGGCATTCGCGTCATACTATCCATTAAATGAAAAGTTCGTAAAAGAAAAAGGAGATAAATACGGTTTAGAGTCTGATACGACAGTTTATAATGGACCGTTTGTACTTACTGATTGGAAGCATGAACAAGGTTGGAAATTAAAGAAAAATGATCAGTATTGGGATAAAAAGACTGTAAAACTAGAAGAAATCAACTATAGTGTAGTAAAAGAACCAGCTACAAGAGTAAATTTATATGATACAGGTGCGATTGATTTTACACTTTTATCAGGTGAATTTGTTGATAAGTATAGAAATAATAAAGAAGAGTTTGGTGCATATTCAGAAACAAGTACTTTTTACTTGCGTCTAAATCAAAAACGTGGTGGGCAAGATACACCGTTAAAGAGTAAAAAATTACGTGAAGCAATTGCATTATCAATCGATAAGAAAGCTTTAACGAATGTCATTTTAAATGATGGTTCAAAACCAGTGGATTATTTAGTACCAAAAGGTTTAGCAGCTGGACCAGACGGTAAAGATTTCGCAGAAACGTTTAAAAATGGTTTAAAACAAGACTCTAAAAAGGCAGCAGCAGCCTGGGAAGCTGCGAAAAAAGAACTTGGAAAAGATCAAGTGACAATAGAGCTATTAAATTATGATACTGGTAATGCGAAAAAGGTTGGGGAGTATGTAAAAGATCAAATTGAAAAGAATTTAAAGGGTGTAACAGTAAATATTAAACTTCAGCCATTTAAGCAAAAACTAAAATTAGAATCAGACCAAGATTATGATTTCTCATATGGCGGCTGGAATCCAGATTATGCGGATCCAATGACATATCTTGATATGTTTGAAACGAAAAATTCACAGAATCAGATGAGCTATTCAAATTCAAAATATGATGACATTATTAATAAAAGTAAGACGGAATGGATGGCTGATGCAAAAAAACGTTGGACAGAGCTAGGGAAAGCAGAAAAACTGTTACTTGAAGAAGATGTAGCGCTCGTACCTTTATATCAAAGTGGTAGATCGTATGTTATGAAACCAAATGTAAAGGGAATTGTAAAACATAATATTAGTCCGGAATATAGTTTCAAATGGGCGTATGTAGAAGAGAAATAG
- a CDS encoding peptide ABC transporter substrate-binding protein: MKKKMKKFTAVVAPVLAMSMALTACSGSGGEKKTTTTSSGGEDKKSDIKYAAKQVLNRTENQEIPTMDTSKSTDTLGAQILGNTMEGLYRLDKDNKPIPAAAESSTKSEDGKKYTFKLRKDAKWSNGDPVTAKDFVFAWQRLLDKNTAAEYAFIAYYIKNAEAINKGEKPVTELGAKAVDDYTLEVELEKPVPYFLNLLAFPSYYPLNEKFVKEKGDKYGLEADTTVYNGPFVMASWKHEQGWQLKKNDKYWDNKTVKLEEINYSVVKEVATKVNLYDTGSIDFTLLSGEFVDKYKSNKDEYGEYSEASTFFLRLNQKRNGQDTPLKSKKLREAIALSVDKKGLANVILNNGSKATDQLVPKGLATGPDGKDYQDTFKNGLKYDPKKGAAAWEAAKKELGKDQVTIELLSYDDGTAKKIADYVKDQIEKNLKGVTINTKIQPFKQKLKLETAQDYEISYAGWSPDYADPMTFIDMFESKSPYNQMSYSNAKYDDMVEKAGNELMGDAKKRWETLGKAEKLFLEEDAGLVPLYQTGRAYVMKPNVKGIVKHNISPEYSFKWAYVTEGK; this comes from the coding sequence ATGAAGAAAAAGATGAAAAAGTTCACGGCGGTTGTAGCGCCGGTATTAGCAATGAGTATGGCGTTAACAGCATGTTCTGGATCAGGTGGGGAGAAGAAAACGACTACGACGTCTAGTGGTGGGGAAGATAAAAAGTCTGATATTAAATATGCAGCGAAGCAAGTGTTAAATCGTACAGAGAATCAAGAAATTCCGACAATGGATACTTCTAAGTCTACTGATACGTTAGGGGCACAAATTTTAGGAAACACGATGGAAGGATTATATCGTCTTGATAAAGATAATAAGCCAATCCCGGCTGCGGCAGAATCTAGTACGAAAAGCGAGGATGGCAAAAAATATACATTTAAACTGCGTAAAGACGCAAAATGGTCGAATGGTGATCCAGTAACAGCGAAAGATTTTGTATTTGCATGGCAGCGCTTACTTGATAAAAATACAGCGGCAGAATATGCGTTTATTGCCTACTATATTAAAAATGCAGAGGCGATTAATAAAGGTGAAAAACCTGTAACAGAATTAGGAGCAAAAGCGGTAGACGATTATACACTAGAAGTAGAACTAGAGAAACCAGTACCGTACTTCTTAAACTTATTAGCATTCCCGTCATACTATCCGCTAAATGAAAAATTCGTAAAAGAAAAAGGAGATAAATACGGTTTAGAAGCTGACACGACAGTGTATAACGGTCCATTTGTTATGGCTTCATGGAAACATGAACAAGGATGGCAGCTAAAGAAAAATGATAAATATTGGGATAACAAGACTGTGAAATTAGAAGAAATTAATTATAGTGTAGTAAAAGAAGTTGCGACGAAAGTAAACTTATATGATACAGGATCAATTGACTTTACATTACTATCAGGAGAATTTGTAGATAAATATAAATCGAACAAAGATGAGTACGGTGAGTATTCAGAAGCAAGTACATTCTTCTTACGTTTAAATCAAAAGCGTAACGGACAAGATACACCGTTAAAGAGCAAAAAGCTTCGTGAAGCAATTGCGTTATCAGTTGATAAAAAAGGATTGGCAAATGTAATTTTAAATAATGGATCAAAAGCAACGGATCAATTGGTGCCAAAAGGACTTGCGACAGGACCAGACGGTAAAGATTACCAAGATACATTTAAAAATGGTTTGAAATATGATCCGAAAAAAGGTGCAGCAGCTTGGGAAGCAGCGAAAAAAGAACTTGGAAAAGATCAAGTGACAATTGAATTACTAAGTTATGATGATGGAACTGCGAAAAAGATTGCTGATTATGTTAAAGATCAAATTGAGAAAAACTTAAAAGGTGTAACGATTAATACAAAGATTCAGCCGTTTAAACAAAAATTAAAATTAGAGACTGCACAAGATTATGAAATCTCTTATGCAGGTTGGAGTCCAGACTACGCGGATCCAATGACGTTTATCGATATGTTCGAGTCGAAGAGCCCGTATAACCAAATGAGTTACTCAAATGCAAAATATGATGATATGGTAGAAAAAGCAGGTAATGAATTAATGGGTGATGCGAAGAAGCGTTGGGAAACGTTAGGAAAAGCTGAAAAACTATTCCTTGAAGAAGATGCTGGGCTAGTCCCTTTATATCAAACAGGAAGAGCGTATGTAATGAAACCGAATGTTAAAGGAATTGTGAAACACAATATTAGTCCAGAATATAGCTTTAAGTGGGCTTATGTAACGGAAGGAAAATAA
- a CDS encoding peptide ABC transporter substrate-binding protein, which produces MKKKKMKKLTAVVVPVLAMSMALTACSTSGGDKKTSTNSSSGGDSKSEGKLAAKQVLNRTETNEIPTMDTSKNTDTLGSQILGNTMEGLYRLDKDNKPIPAAAESSTKSEDGKKYTFKLRKDAKWSNGDPVTAKDFAYAWQRLLDPKTAAEYAFIAFPIKNAEAVNKGEKPVAELGVKAVDDYTLEVELEQAVPYFLNLVAFPSYYPLNEKFVKEKGDKYGLESDTTVYNGPFVLTDWKHEQGWKLKKNDQYWDKKTVKLDEINYSVVKEVATRVNLYDTNAIDFALLSGEFVDKYRNNKEEFGTYSQVSTYFLRLNQKRGGQDTPLKSQKLREAIALSIDKKNLSNVILNDGSKPADFLVPKGLASGPDGKDFQETFKNGIKPDAKKAAAAWNEAKKELGKDQVTIELLNYDTGNAKKVGEYVKDQIEKNLKGVTVNIKLQPFKQKLKLETEQDYDLSFAGWGPDYADPMTFLDMFQSNHSHNQMSFADSKYDDMIKKAGGELMGDAKKRWEELGKAEKLLLEKDVALVPLYQRGDAYVQKPNAKGIVHHNISPEYSFKWAYMTEKDGK; this is translated from the coding sequence GCATGTTCTACATCAGGTGGAGATAAGAAGACAAGCACGAATTCTAGCTCTGGTGGAGATAGCAAATCAGAAGGGAAATTAGCAGCAAAACAAGTACTAAATCGTACTGAAACAAATGAGATTCCAACAATGGATACTTCTAAAAATACAGATACATTAGGTTCTCAAATTTTAGGGAACACAATGGAAGGTTTATATCGATTAGATAAAGATAACAAACCAATCCCAGCTGCTGCAGAATCAAGCACGAAGAGTGAGGATGGTAAAAAATATACATTTAAACTACGTAAAGATGCAAAATGGTCAAATGGTGATCCTGTAACAGCGAAAGATTTCGCATATGCATGGCAACGTCTATTAGATCCAAAAACAGCTGCTGAGTATGCATTTATCGCATTCCCAATTAAAAATGCAGAAGCGGTGAATAAAGGTGAAAAACCTGTAGCAGAGCTAGGAGTAAAAGCGGTAGATGACTATACGCTTGAAGTTGAGTTAGAACAAGCAGTACCATATTTCTTAAACTTAGTAGCATTCCCATCGTACTATCCATTAAATGAGAAGTTCGTGAAGGAAAAAGGAGATAAATACGGTTTAGAGTCTGATACAACAGTATATAACGGACCGTTCGTTCTTACTGATTGGAAGCATGAGCAAGGTTGGAAATTAAAGAAAAACGACCAATATTGGGATAAAAAGACTGTAAAACTAGATGAAATTAACTATAGTGTAGTAAAAGAAGTAGCTACAAGAGTAAATTTATATGATACAAATGCAATTGATTTTGCGCTTCTATCAGGTGAATTCGTTGATAAGTATAGAAATAATAAAGAAGAGTTTGGCACATATTCACAAGTAAGCACATACTTCTTACGTCTGAACCAAAAACGTGGCGGACAAGATACACCGCTAAAGAGCCAAAAATTACGTGAAGCAATTGCACTTTCAATCGATAAGAAAAATCTATCAAATGTAATTTTAAATGATGGATCTAAACCTGCGGACTTCTTAGTACCAAAAGGATTAGCAAGTGGTCCAGACGGTAAAGATTTCCAAGAAACATTTAAAAATGGTATTAAGCCAGATGCGAAAAAAGCAGCAGCTGCATGGAATGAAGCGAAAAAAGAACTTGGAAAAGACCAAGTTACAATTGAGCTATTAAACTATGATACTGGTAATGCGAAAAAAGTTGGAGAATATGTAAAAGACCAAATCGAGAAAAACTTAAAAGGTGTAACAGTTAATATTAAACTTCAGCCATTCAAACAAAAGCTAAAATTAGAAACAGAGCAAGATTATGATTTATCATTTGCTGGTTGGGGACCTGACTACGCTGACCCAATGACATTCTTAGATATGTTCCAGTCTAATCATTCTCATAACCAAATGAGCTTCGCTGATTCTAAGTATGATGATATGATTAAAAAAGCTGGTGGAGAATTAATGGGTGACGCGAAGAAACGTTGGGAAGAGCTAGGAAAAGCTGAAAAATTACTTCTTGAGAAAGATGTAGCACTTGTACCTTTATACCAACGTGGTGATGCATATGTTCAAAAACCAAATGCAAAAGGCATCGTTCACCATAACATTAGCCCAGAGTATAGCTTCAAGTGGGCATATATGACTGAAAAAGATGGAAAATAA